The following nucleotide sequence is from Alphaproteobacteria bacterium RIFCSPHIGHO2_01_FULL_41_14.
GCCTTTGCGGGGCTGGATAAGATCATTGAAGCGAGAGGAGATTCTTCCTCCATCGGATTTGGCGCACAGGTAAAGACGGTTCAAACAGGAAAGTCCTCAGAGCTTTTGAAAAAAGTTGAGCCAGACGATCTGACCAAGTATGGGTTGATCCCTGAGTTTGTGGGTCGGTTGCCCGTTTTAGCTACCCTTGAAGAGTTGGATATGGATGCATTGATCAGGATTCTAACAGAACCCAAAAATGCCCTCATCAAGCAGTACCAGGCTTTGTTTGAAATGGAAGATGTGGATCTTCAGTTCACGGATGAAGCCCTCAAAATGATTGCCAAAAAAGCTCTTCTGAGAAAGACGGGTGCGCGCGGACTGAGGTCTATTTTAGAATCTCTATTGTTAGACTCCATGTTTGAGCTGCCCGATTCATCGGGGGAAGAAAAGCTTGTGATTACGAAAGAGATGGTCGATAATAACATCGTTCCCAGGCTTCGACAAAAAGAAAACACCCCCAAAAAACAAGAAGCATAGCCTGACATAAAGGGTTAGTTATACATGACTGAAAAAATAAATCTTCCCCTATTGCCCCTGCGAGACATCGTTGTCTTTCCAGGGATGGTGGCGACCCTTTTTGTGGGCCGGTCCAAATCTATTTTAGCGCTCGAAAGTGCCATGTCTTTGAATAAGAAGATTTTTCTAGTGGCTCAAAAAGATTCCTCCGTCGATGAACCCTCTGCAAAAAATTTGTATAAGGTTGGAACGGTGGGAGAAGTAACCCAGATCGTTAATCTGCCTGACGGCACCGTAAAAGTTTTGGTGGAAGGACGATATCGGGCGCGTGTTTTGTCCATCGAAATAAAAGAAGGATACCTGCGCGGAGATTCTGCGCCCATCGTTTCTAAAATGGTGGATGAGGACACCCTTTATGTTCTAGACAAAATTCTGATCAAAGAATTTGAAGAGTATGCCCTCTATAACAAAAAAATTACCCCTGAGTTTATGAGTACTTTTTTGGGTATGGAAGACTATGAGAAAATTGTTGATTCCATTAGTGTGCACCTCTCTTTAACAATTGCAGAGCGCCAAGATTTATTGGAAGCGGCGTCTCTCAAAGATCGCTTGGAAATCCTGCTCTTCTTTGTGCGTCGTGAAACAGATACGTTAAAAACAGAAGAAAAAATCAGAGACCGTATTAAGTCTCAGATGAGTAAAAATCACAGAGAGTATTATCTTCAAGAACAACTAAAAGCCATTCAAAAAGAACTATATAATGAAGACGGCAAAGACGAGATAACGCAGTTAGAGAAAAAAATAAAGGCATTGGGGATGCCAAAAGAAGCCTTGGAAAAGGCAGAATCTGAGTTAAAAAAGTTACGCATGATGAACCCCATGTCGGCTGAAGCTACCGTCATTCGGAACTATTTGGAATGGATGGTGGATCTGCCCTGGAAGAAAGTGGTCTGGAAGAAAATTAATCTTAAAAAGGCAAAGGCTCAACTGGATGCGGATCATTATGGGCTCGAAAAAGTTAAAGAACGTGTTCTTGAGTTTCTGGCAGTGCAAGAGCGTTTGGGCAAACCAAAAGGACAAGTCCTTTGTTTTGTGGGGGCCCCAGGTGTTGGGAAGACCTCATTGGCGAAATCCATTGCCACCGTGATGAATCGGCCTTTTGTGCGGGCTGCTTTGGGAGGGGTCAGGGATGAATCCGAGATCCGAGGGCATCGACGCACTTACATTGGATCCATGCCAGGGAAAATCATCCAGAATATGAAAAAGGCGAAGGCAACCAATCCAGTGTTCTTGCTCGATGAGATCGATAAGATGGGCACAGATTGGCGAGGAGATCCAGCGTCAGCATTGCTTGAAGTTTTGGATCCCCAACAAAATGCCAACTTCAGCGATCATTATTTGGAAGTGGATTATGATCTTTCCAATGTGACGTTCATTGCCACAGCGAATACGTTGAATCTTCCCAAGCCCCTTCTCGATCGTATGGAAATCATCAGCATTGAAGGGTACACGGAAGAAGAAAAAGTTGAAATCGCATTTGGGCATTTAATCGAAAAGCAGAAGAAAGAGAATGGCCTTAAGTCTTCAGAGTTGGCCCTCAAAAGAGAAGCGGTTCAAGACATTGTGCGTTATTACACCCGCGAGTCTGGGGTGCGAAATCTTGAGCGAGCTATCCAAAAATTAGCCCGCAAAGCCGTTTGTTTTTTGATGACGCACGCGCAAAAGAAGCTAACCATTACCTCCAAAAACTTAAAAGAATATTTGGGGGTGCGTCGGTTCCAATTCGGCCAGTCAAACGCAAAGCCTCAGCTGGGCGTGACAACGGGGTTGGCGTGGACAGAAGTGGGCGGCGATTTGCTATACATCGAAGCGGTACGGTCTCGGGGGAAGGGCAAGATCTCCATCACCGGGAAACTGGGGGAAGTGATGCAAGAGTCTGTGCAGGCTTCCTTTAGTTACATTAAATCCAAAGCCGACGCGTTTGGAATCAACATCGACGAATTATTGGCCACCGATTTACACGTGCATGTGCCAGAGGGGGCAACCCCCAAGGATGGTCCCTCCGCCGGGGTGACCATCACCACATCCCTGGTGTCTGTTCTAACGGGCATCCCTGTTTTGTCGTCCGTCGCCATGACAGGGGAGATTTCGCTGCGTGGCCAAGTCTTACCCATTGGCGGATTGAAGGAAAAACTTCTGGCTGCCCAACGTGGCGGGATCGAAACCGTCCTCATTCCCCACGAAAATATGAAAGACTTGGAAGACGTGCCAGAGTCCATTAAAAGCAAGATCAAAGTCATCCCCGTTGAGACCATAGAGCAGGTGTTGCAGTTGGCGCTGGTGGAACCTCTGAAGCCTCTTGTTGTAGCGCCCAAAACAGAGATCTCTTTTGTCCCTGCTCCCAGTGGTGCCGATTTTTCTTATGAGAGTCCTTCTGTAAACCACCAGTAGAGGGGGTCCCTTGTTTCTTCATAAAATAAATGACAAATATGATGGAACAAAATGGGCTGTAGGTATGATGAGTGGCACGTCCATGGATGGTATCGATGTGGCGGCCGTCCGAACAGATGGTGTTCGGATTCTTGAAAGAAGCCCTGGGCTCTTCGTTCCCTACTCAGAAGAATTTACGGAGAAACTGCGGTCTATTCTCGGCTCCACAGAACCGTCCCAAAAGATTTTCGCCATTCAAAAAGAGTTAACAGATCTCCATGGGGCCGCTTTCTTCAAATTTGTGCAAAAATTTACATATCTAAAAGGGCTCATCAATTTAATCGGGTTTCATGGTCAAGCTATTTTGCATAGGCCCCCTTCGAAATTTCCTGTGGGCTTTCGCACCTGGCAAATTGGGGACGGCGCTTTGCTCGCCAGGCTCACCGGTATCGATGTGGTGGCGAATATGAGGGAAAAGGATGTGATGGCTGGGGGGGAAGGCGCGCCTTTGGTGTCTCTCTATCATCAAGCGCTGGCGAAAGATAGGGAAAAGCCGCTCACCATTGTTAACATCGGAGGAACGTCAAATGTGACTTGGTTGGGCAAGGAGGGAGAGATCCTTGCCTTTGATCTGGGACCAGGCAATGGGTTGCTCAATGACTGGATGTCAGAAAAAGCCCGTCAAGCTTTTGATGAATCTGGAAAGACGGCGGCGAGGGGCCACGTTCATGAAGACATCATTAAGACGTTCTTTGACTCTCCGTATTTTTCCCGAAAGCCTCCGAAATCTTTGGATAGATTGGATTACTCGAAAGACATAGTCAGAGGGCTATCTTTAGAAGATGGGGCGGCGACGCTCACAGAAATTGCGGCGATCGCTATTGCAAGGGGGCGTGAGTTTTTCCCCGAGCCGCCTCTTAAATGGCTTTTAACGGGGGGCGGTGCTCATAATGAGTTTCTGGTCCAACGCCTTCAACATCATCTGGGCCTAACACCCGCTCAAGTACAAAATGTCGAGAGTGTGGGATGGTCAAGTGATTTTATGGAGGCAGAGGCGTGGGCGTTTCTGGCGGTTAGATCTCGCAAGGGGTTGCCTCTCAGCTTGCCCACCACTACAGGGGTGCCACACGCCATGACGGGCGGAGATTTTTTCAAGGCACATTAGAACGTACCGTCCTCTTTCAACTCAGCTCGGGAAAAGATCTGCGAGACCCTCTCCCTCTTTCAGAATTTGTTGCGCCTCTCTGGTGTAGACACCTGTCAGGCCATGTAGAACAAGGCCTTGTTCTAAGGTCAGTCCTCCTTTCACCCCTTTGCGGGCCGACACAAGAATGCGCTTGGATGGCTTATCCGCCGAAGGCCACAGAGGAAGCAAACGAATGTCTCCCACCCCTTCTAGGGCACCCAAAAGAGAGTGTAGACTGGTGGTGGGGTAAATAAAGCTGAGGCGCCCCCGGGGTTTAACCATTTTGATACAATAGGCCACCCATTCTCTCAGAGGGATGGTATGGCTGCGGGCCACAGCCCTTTCCGGGACAGGGGAGGGGGAGGACCCATCAAAATAAGGAGGATTGGAAAAGACATGGTCAAAGGTTTGGGGGGGAAGTCCCTTATCCCGAATGTCTTTGGTGATATCTTGGGTTAGGAAAGTGCACCGCGCG
It contains:
- a CDS encoding anhydro-N-acetylmuramic acid kinase, which encodes MSGTSMDGIDVAAVRTDGVRILERSPGLFVPYSEEFTEKLRSILGSTEPSQKIFAIQKELTDLHGAAFFKFVQKFTYLKGLINLIGFHGQAILHRPPSKFPVGFRTWQIGDGALLARLTGIDVVANMREKDVMAGGEGAPLVSLYHQALAKDREKPLTIVNIGGTSNVTWLGKEGEILAFDLGPGNGLLNDWMSEKARQAFDESGKTAARGHVHEDIIKTFFDSPYFSRKPPKSLDRLDYSKDIVRGLSLEDGAATLTEIAAIAIARGREFFPEPPLKWLLTGGGAHNEFLVQRLQHHLGLTPAQVQNVESVGWSSDFMEAEAWAFLAVRSRKGLPLSLPTTTGVPHAMTGGDFFKAH
- a CDS encoding endopeptidase La, with amino-acid sequence MTEKINLPLLPLRDIVVFPGMVATLFVGRSKSILALESAMSLNKKIFLVAQKDSSVDEPSAKNLYKVGTVGEVTQIVNLPDGTVKVLVEGRYRARVLSIEIKEGYLRGDSAPIVSKMVDEDTLYVLDKILIKEFEEYALYNKKITPEFMSTFLGMEDYEKIVDSISVHLSLTIAERQDLLEAASLKDRLEILLFFVRRETDTLKTEEKIRDRIKSQMSKNHREYYLQEQLKAIQKELYNEDGKDEITQLEKKIKALGMPKEALEKAESELKKLRMMNPMSAEATVIRNYLEWMVDLPWKKVVWKKINLKKAKAQLDADHYGLEKVKERVLEFLAVQERLGKPKGQVLCFVGAPGVGKTSLAKSIATVMNRPFVRAALGGVRDESEIRGHRRTYIGSMPGKIIQNMKKAKATNPVFLLDEIDKMGTDWRGDPASALLEVLDPQQNANFSDHYLEVDYDLSNVTFIATANTLNLPKPLLDRMEIISIEGYTEEEKVEIAFGHLIEKQKKENGLKSSELALKREAVQDIVRYYTRESGVRNLERAIQKLARKAVCFLMTHAQKKLTITSKNLKEYLGVRRFQFGQSNAKPQLGVTTGLAWTEVGGDLLYIEAVRSRGKGKISITGKLGEVMQESVQASFSYIKSKADAFGINIDELLATDLHVHVPEGATPKDGPSAGVTITTSLVSVLTGIPVLSSVAMTGEISLRGQVLPIGGLKEKLLAAQRGGIETVLIPHENMKDLEDVPESIKSKIKVIPVETIEQVLQLALVEPLKPLVVAPKTEISFVPAPSGADFSYESPSVNHQ